A region from the uncultured Holophaga sp. genome encodes:
- a CDS encoding cobalamin-dependent protein (Presence of a B(12) (cobalamin)-binding domain implies dependence on cobalamin itself, in one of its several forms, or in some unusual lineages, dependence on a cobalamin-like analog.), whose protein sequence is MSQTLIHAMADLEESVLMKEVKSLQAQGVPALEIIQKLQEGMNIVGRRYEEKEYYLSELIMSAEIFREAAALIGGDLDAEEAPTHGTMVMGTIYGDIHDIGKNIVTTVMSCNGFKVIDLGVDVPTERYLAAIREHKPQIVGISCLLTTAFDGMKECIASIEAAGLRKDLKILIGGGPCDQTTADYVGADAYCKTAQDSVEYAKKLLGLS, encoded by the coding sequence ATGAGTCAGACCCTGATCCACGCCATGGCGGACCTCGAAGAGTCCGTCCTCATGAAGGAAGTGAAGTCCCTCCAGGCCCAGGGCGTCCCCGCCCTGGAGATCATCCAGAAGCTCCAGGAGGGCATGAACATCGTCGGCAGGCGCTACGAGGAAAAGGAATACTACCTCTCCGAGCTGATCATGTCCGCCGAGATCTTCAGGGAGGCCGCAGCCCTCATCGGAGGCGACCTGGACGCTGAGGAGGCTCCCACCCACGGCACCATGGTCATGGGCACCATCTACGGCGATATCCATGACATCGGCAAGAACATCGTCACCACCGTCATGAGCTGCAACGGCTTCAAGGTCATCGACCTCGGGGTGGATGTGCCCACGGAGCGCTACCTGGCCGCCATCCGGGAGCACAAGCCCCAGATCGTCGGGATCTCCTGCCTACTGACCACGGCCTTCGACGGCATGAAGGAGTGCATCGCCTCCATCGAAGCCGCCGGGCTGCGCAAGGATCTCAAGATCCTCATCGGCGGGGGCCCCTGCGACCAGACCACCGCAGACTATGTGGGGGCAGACGCCTACTGCAAGACCGCCCAGGATTCCGTCGAATACGCCAAGAAGCTGCTCGGCCTCAGCTGA
- a CDS encoding uroporphyrinogen decarboxylase family protein: MVMPKDTMSAEERLIATINLQPTDRVVCSVLVDQYAGQWCGLTNKAFQWEWDKAMAAYEKFAEAYPMWDSNAIMIHGSHGPTAQVTGIMRNKQPGKQLEDNAPLQYHECEIMTREDYALLRQPNGGMEYTFTFWERAHGVSRPEIFQAFGLIGAHRGEEIQRSIQRGQSLTWGSLGPGAAFEDFSMMRSMDRFFRDVFQMGAELEELLWIQQAANLKAHEISVAQTGVRRVFVPGTRGSSQFISKKNFERFYWPYLQDFLGKLIAMDITPVLHFDSDWSGFLEYFLQLPARKFVLELDSSTDITRAHDILKGHCAIKGDMPAGLLTVGTSDDVDAYAKKLITTFGNGGGLLYSVGCTMPFNARKENVDAFFGAVEKYGRYN; this comes from the coding sequence ATGGTCATGCCCAAGGACACGATGAGCGCCGAAGAGCGGCTGATCGCCACCATCAACCTCCAGCCCACGGATCGCGTGGTCTGCTCCGTCCTGGTGGATCAGTACGCCGGACAGTGGTGCGGACTCACCAACAAGGCGTTCCAATGGGAGTGGGACAAGGCCATGGCGGCCTATGAGAAGTTCGCCGAGGCCTACCCCATGTGGGACTCCAACGCCATCATGATCCACGGCAGCCATGGCCCCACGGCCCAGGTCACGGGCATCATGCGCAACAAACAGCCAGGCAAACAGCTGGAAGACAACGCCCCCCTGCAGTACCACGAGTGCGAGATCATGACCCGGGAGGATTACGCCCTGCTCCGCCAGCCCAATGGCGGCATGGAATACACCTTCACCTTCTGGGAGCGCGCCCACGGGGTGAGCCGCCCCGAGATCTTCCAGGCCTTCGGGCTCATCGGTGCCCACCGGGGCGAGGAGATCCAGCGCTCCATCCAGCGGGGCCAGTCCCTCACCTGGGGTTCCCTCGGGCCCGGCGCGGCCTTCGAGGACTTCTCCATGATGCGCTCCATGGACCGGTTCTTCCGGGATGTCTTCCAGATGGGGGCCGAATTGGAGGAGCTCCTCTGGATCCAGCAGGCGGCCAACCTCAAGGCCCACGAAATCAGCGTGGCCCAGACCGGCGTCAGGCGGGTCTTTGTTCCCGGAACCCGGGGCAGCTCCCAGTTCATCAGCAAGAAGAACTTCGAGCGCTTCTACTGGCCCTACCTCCAGGATTTCCTGGGCAAGCTCATCGCCATGGACATCACCCCGGTCCTGCACTTCGACTCGGACTGGAGCGGCTTCCTGGAGTATTTCCTCCAGCTCCCCGCCAGGAAGTTCGTCCTGGAGCTGGACAGCTCCACGGACATCACCAGGGCCCACGACATCCTCAAAGGTCACTGCGCCATCAAGGGCGACATGCCCGCCGGGCTCCTCACGGTGGGCACATCGGACGATGTGGATGCCTACGCGAAGAAGCTCATCACCACCTTCGGCAACGGCGGCGGGCTCCTCTATTCCGTGGGCTGCACCATGCCCTTCAACGCCCGCAAGGAGAACGTGGACGCCTTCTTCGGGGCCGTGGAGAAGTATGGACGCTACAACTGA
- a CDS encoding LysR family transcriptional regulator, translating into MERPRGLLLDIRHLRCFLAAAEHMNFTRAARELFLTQSAVSYQISALEKEVGVRLFERDPHQVSFTAAGRRFHEGIEGLLKTYGALVEEVQGLAQGRTGELVLGFYGVAEKRFLPPLLRRFRREHPTLRLETRRMDMVSMARALAEGGLDLAFLLEIACPSGPGMRYQQLFCEPLVAVLPLDHPLAQREGLIHADLAGERFVELELPINAPAHDSFADTCARSGFRPYIAQRYKDLESLFLGIEMGVGIALFPRYRAEAQAGPGQALVPMQGEAGLASFGVAWRTDNPNPILPVFLQAMGVRE; encoded by the coding sequence ATGGAGAGACCTCGGGGGCTTCTTTTGGACATCCGGCACCTGCGCTGCTTCCTGGCGGCGGCTGAGCACATGAACTTCACCCGGGCCGCCCGGGAGCTCTTCCTCACCCAGTCAGCGGTGAGCTACCAGATCTCGGCTCTGGAAAAGGAGGTGGGTGTCCGGCTCTTCGAGCGCGACCCCCACCAGGTCAGCTTCACAGCTGCAGGGCGGCGTTTCCATGAAGGCATCGAGGGACTGCTGAAGACCTACGGGGCGCTGGTGGAGGAGGTCCAGGGGCTGGCCCAGGGGCGCACCGGGGAGCTGGTGCTCGGCTTCTACGGCGTGGCCGAGAAGCGCTTCCTGCCGCCTCTGCTCCGGCGCTTCCGCCGGGAGCACCCCACCCTTCGTCTGGAAACCCGGCGCATGGACATGGTGAGTATGGCCCGTGCCTTGGCCGAGGGCGGTCTGGACCTGGCTTTCCTCCTGGAGATTGCCTGCCCCTCCGGTCCTGGTATGCGCTACCAGCAGCTCTTCTGCGAGCCTTTGGTGGCCGTGCTGCCCCTGGATCACCCCCTGGCGCAGCGTGAGGGCCTGATCCATGCAGACCTGGCCGGTGAGCGCTTTGTGGAACTGGAGCTGCCCATCAATGCCCCGGCCCATGACAGCTTTGCTGATACCTGCGCACGGTCCGGCTTCCGTCCCTACATCGCCCAGCGCTACAAGGATCTCGAGTCTCTCTTTCTGGGGATCGAGATGGGGGTGGGGATTGCCCTCTTCCCACGCTACCGGGCCGAGGCCCAGGCCGGTCCCGGGCAGGCTCTGGTCCCCATGCAGGGGGAAGCTGGCTTGGCCTCCTTCGGGGTGGCCTGGCGGACCGACAATCCCAACCCGATCCTCCCTGTCTTCCTCCAGGCGATGGGGGTGAGGGAATGA
- a CDS encoding MATE family efflux transporter yields the protein MEGTQRLAQEKPIKLLIQFSIPAIVGMLVSALYSVIDRIFIGGAVGSIGIAGITVAFPIMIIQLAFGLLVGIGGTALVSIRLGEKKHEDALGIVGNAFVLLILISILISILGLIFRDPMLRAFGASAQVLPYARDFVTIILYGSVVMSTALGMNNFIRAEGKPQKAMASMLIGTVMNVILAPTFLFVFRWGMKGAAWATVLAQVVSCTWVLSHFFSEKSTLRLHRRYLRLSFDRVKAIMAIGMPPFFLQIAVCILTIVLNKSMEHYGGDTAVSGMGAVTTIQMLVILPIAGISMGAQPIIGFNYGARSFDRVREVLKLAILSGSAIAILGWAMIQAFSTPLMALFAKQDHAFVAFASRALRIFSGLMFFAGFQVVASNYFQAIGKPLASMLLTLSRQVLILLPAILILGFFFQVSGILLAGPLADICSTTLTAIWLVRELRTLKEQHAATS from the coding sequence ATGGAGGGCACCCAGCGACTGGCCCAGGAAAAGCCGATCAAACTGCTGATCCAGTTCAGCATTCCCGCCATCGTTGGCATGCTGGTTTCGGCCCTCTACTCCGTCATCGACCGGATCTTCATCGGCGGCGCCGTAGGCTCCATTGGCATCGCTGGCATCACGGTCGCTTTCCCCATCATGATCATCCAGCTGGCCTTCGGCCTCCTGGTCGGCATCGGCGGCACGGCGCTGGTGTCCATCCGCCTCGGCGAAAAGAAGCACGAGGACGCCTTGGGGATCGTAGGCAATGCATTTGTCCTACTGATCCTGATCTCCATCCTGATTTCCATCCTGGGACTGATCTTCAGGGATCCCATGCTCCGGGCATTCGGGGCCAGCGCACAGGTCCTACCCTATGCCCGGGACTTTGTGACCATCATCCTCTACGGCTCCGTGGTCATGTCCACGGCCCTCGGCATGAACAACTTCATCCGGGCCGAAGGCAAACCCCAGAAGGCCATGGCCTCCATGCTCATCGGGACGGTCATGAACGTCATCCTGGCCCCCACCTTCCTCTTCGTCTTCCGATGGGGCATGAAGGGTGCGGCCTGGGCGACCGTGCTAGCCCAGGTGGTCTCCTGCACCTGGGTCCTGTCCCACTTCTTCAGCGAGAAGAGCACCCTCCGGCTTCACCGGCGGTACCTGCGCCTGAGCTTCGACAGGGTCAAGGCCATCATGGCCATCGGCATGCCCCCCTTTTTCCTCCAGATCGCCGTCTGCATCCTGACCATCGTCCTGAACAAGAGCATGGAGCACTACGGTGGAGATACGGCAGTCTCCGGCATGGGAGCCGTCACCACGATCCAGATGCTGGTCATTCTGCCCATCGCTGGCATCAGCATGGGCGCCCAGCCCATCATCGGCTTCAACTATGGGGCCAGGAGCTTCGATCGGGTCCGGGAAGTGCTCAAGCTGGCCATCCTCTCTGGCAGCGCCATCGCCATCCTGGGCTGGGCCATGATCCAGGCCTTCTCGACACCCCTGATGGCCCTGTTTGCCAAGCAGGATCATGCCTTCGTGGCCTTCGCCTCCCGAGCCCTGCGCATCTTCTCCGGCCTGATGTTCTTTGCGGGCTTCCAGGTGGTCGCCTCCAACTACTTCCAGGCCATCGGCAAGCCCCTCGCTTCCATGCTCCTGACCCTCTCCCGCCAGGTTCTCATCCTCCTGCCTGCCATCCTCATCCTGGGCTTCTTCTTCCAGGTGAGCGGCATCCTGCTGGCAGGGCCCCTCGCTGATATCTGTTCCACTACCCTCACCGCCATCTGGCTCGTCCGGGAGCTGCGGACCCTGAAAGAGCAGCACGCAGCCACCAGCTGA